The Methylomusa anaerophila genome has a segment encoding these proteins:
- a CDS encoding SDR family NAD(P)-dependent oxidoreductase: MDNQLGFLYQQVREKTISQEEALKQIKEFKAQYSQKSTPLPDRGNDHNVIPEVYVYDEPYLKDHTVYSEQVLIGATHGSLAIDIFFRLFPQENNVELQRLNFIKPIEVKKDQSVEVVIEPLRKGAATELEFQAKYRYGASPAWDVAATGNLQASASGESGKIDLDNIKNSLAELPDFNQIYTSNPAVGLGDSFKTITQIFTGQDRVLARVVLSQTTRGENHKYVLHPLIINSAFQAVNSLLGTAAMKDGFLPFGIKNINCQKNGRLDQCWLLITLVKNSGEMIVFDAEVIDDDFGVVARLAGCSVKRLRSAGQVAVSPHLTAGFPELQQQNQTTSELYQPEKPANTDDLKSKIKKYLTNKLSKIIPDRSRLQNSRVNLMDLGLESSQLMAMTDEIKQETSIELYPTLFFEYPNIEELTEFFSQEHQEPFSQLLGIDAKQAAVSAANRPNGQNIPAKAAREVLQASHAKVQIPVPVSFSDNAYSGNDDIAIIGMHGLFAESSDLNQFWHNLRDKKDLIKEIPIDHWDYRPWYDTDPEAKNKTYSKWGSFIDDVDKFDAGFFNISGREAEWMDPQLRLLLQSIYAAGEDAGYINQLRGTDTGVFVGVCFHDYADKIAEMNIPIDPYLGTGNAHTVIANRVSFLFDFTGPSMAVDTACSSSLFALHYACRALRNKECNTAFVGGVNLLLASAHYRYFCSIGALSSTGRCHTFDEAADGYVPGECIASILLKPLQQAIKDGDHIYAVIKGSAALHGGYTPSLTAPSVEGEENVILKAWEDAGINPETLTYIEAHGTGTKLGDPIEINSLKKAFKRFTNKEQFCAVGSAKAHIGHTEGGAGIAGIIKVILQIKQKQIPAMPQFKKMNPYIQLAKSALYINQEIEEWKSPPGAARRAGVSSFGFSGAYAHVVLEEYIPVEPGQPSIAVSPQNPAIIVLSAKSEEGLRRQAQQLLAAIRARQYTDNDLAAIAYTLQVGREAMEERLGIIAGSVKELEDKLQGFAAGKDDKAGIEDVYLGQVKRNREALAVLAVDEEMAQTVDAWISKGKYDKFLQLWVKGLSFDWNKLYGDARPGRISLPTYPFAKERYWVQEGEPKTSGAISSTATAAIHPLLQQNTSDFYEQRFSSTFTGREFFLADHVMKGQRVLPGVAYLEMARAAVEQAAGTWGENQTGIRLKNVVWARPITVGEQPQQVHIGLSLEENGDIIYEIYSEAAADGAETVMHSQGKAALITIGEVPTLDLPALTARCSQNTLSPGQCYRNILATGLAIGPSLQGIEALYLGPEEILAKLALPAAATEDRFFLHPSLMDAALQATSGLIVDYADTGKPCLPFAIEELEIFGPCAPAMWALVRQSDGNKSGDKIRKFHIDLCDNQGNVCVRIKDILFRILDGEPGAPDSEAAPAALMIEPTWREEAIAPAAAAPEYDRQLVILCEPDEVTRESITAGMNGVHCLSLHSQQAGMGDRFQDYAGRVFEEMQHILNDKPAAKVLVQIVVKSQGEQRLFSGLAGLLNTGRLENTKLIGQIIEIEPGENAAGIIAKLKENSLSQPDKYIRYQNGKRHVAAWREIKVAPDEAKIPWQDRGIYLITGGAGGLGLIFAAEIAQQVKDAVLILTGRSPLNEGKAAKLNKLEALGARVIYKQADVTQKQEVADLIQSIQADFGGINGIIHAAGVLRDNFILKKTQAELQEVLAPKVAGLVNLDQAAKDLTLDFFILFSSIAGSLGNPGQADYAAANAFMDAYARYRHDLTASKQRRGQTLSVNWPLWQEGGMRIDAAAENMMRQTTGMTVMRTSTGLRALYQALAAGVTQCMVTEGNLARMKQKLLWPTPAVAAQPAKVSPASHSVMAIDAGSLPDKVQAALVQAISKLLKVKSGDIDPAAELSNYGFDSITLTEFANKLNKEYKLELTPAIFFEHPTIHSFAGYLIKEHQAVFAAQFAVKTRGEIPAKAQAVETAAEQALERETEGKESLSGKGRRSRLAKTGALAAVKLAASTPEPVVIVGVSGKFPLAGDINEFWQNLRDGKDCITEIPADRWDWREYYGDPVQEENKTNIKWGGFIDGVAEFDPLFFGISPREAMFMDPQQRLLMTYVWKAIEDAGYAAQSLAGTKTGIFVGTSSLGYSSLIAKANMPIEGYTSTGMAPSVGPNRMSYFLNIHGPSEPIETACSSSLIAIHRAVSAIESGNCEMAIVGGINTIVTPDLYISFNKAGMLCEDGRCKTFSNQANGYVRGEGVGMLFLKKLKDAEAAGDHIYGIIRSTAENHGGRANSLTSPNPKAQADLLQTAYAKAGIDPRTVSYIEAHGTGTELGDPIEINGLKTAFRELYRATGDIQTVSSHCGLGSVKSNIGHLELAAGIAGVIKVLLQLKHKTLVKSLHCDTINPYIQLKDSPFYVVQESKEWQSLQDDQGQTIPRRAGVSSFGFGGANAHVVIEEYIPKNLVRSPLAVTAENPAVIVLSAKNEDRLREQARQLLLAIREQQLTDRDLADIAYTLQVGREPMEERLGLMAGSMKELEEKLGSFVDDKNDKDDIKDLYQGQAKRNKDTVALFAADEDLQNAIELWISKGKYEKLLNLWVKGLILDWNKLYGDVKPRRLSLPTYPFARERYWVQAAATQASRTASTAIYPLLQQSASDFYEQQFSSTFTGQEFFLADHVVNGQRVLPGVAYLEIARAAVEQAAGTLENHTGIQLKNVVWVRPIIVGEQPVKVHIGLFPEDNGEIAFEVYSESKETGAGPVVHSQGRAVLSSVAKGPALDLAALQAQCSQSTLSSSQYYEAFRAAGIDYGPAHQGIETVYVGTGQVLAKLSLPASVAGTQAQFFLHPSLLDSALQASAGFMFGRSTKSKQMLPFAIEEIEILERCTPVMWSLIRFSDGSGPEDKVQKFDIDLYDDQGEACVRMTGFTSRVVEGDLQAGNLAAVSPAAAGEPLVGTIMLTPVWDAVNINRGQVFPSPDAQVVIAGGDEGNGSAIRQHYPHAQVLDIQPGDTIEAIGNKLAAHGSIDHMIWVASHHPLKSLTDEALIAEQGRGVFPVFRTIKALLRLGYGAKNLGWTVITTQSQAVRKNDGANPTHASLHGLIGSMAREYPNWKVRLVDIEPDGEWTTDDIFALPSDSQGELWVGRGREWYRQKLVPVRSPAFQPTLYKPEGVYVVIGGAGGIGEVWTEYMIRNFKAKVVWLGRRQKDEAIQAKLDRLAALGSQPGYFAADAANQEALQRAYEEIKSRYGKINGVIHSAIVLLDQSLANMDEERFQAALAAKVDVSVRIAQIFRHEPLDFVLFFSSINSFTKSPGQSNYVAGCAFKDAFARQLAREWDCAVKVINWGYWGNAGIVASPGYRARMEQAGIGSIEPAEGMVALETLLAGQINQIALLKTTKPLAIKELSLSGNTEEWITVYPEQLPSQIYNLKNRIETAPKPGGKIQLLKIEGGACQ; this comes from the coding sequence ATGGATAATCAACTTGGATTTTTGTATCAACAGGTAAGAGAAAAAACGATAAGTCAAGAAGAAGCCTTAAAGCAGATTAAAGAATTTAAAGCGCAGTACAGTCAAAAATCCACTCCATTGCCGGACCGGGGGAATGATCATAATGTTATTCCCGAGGTGTACGTATATGATGAACCTTACCTGAAAGATCATACAGTTTACAGTGAACAAGTACTCATCGGCGCAACCCATGGCAGCTTGGCAATAGACATCTTTTTCAGGCTTTTTCCGCAAGAAAATAACGTTGAACTTCAGCGGCTGAATTTCATTAAACCTATCGAAGTAAAAAAGGATCAGAGCGTGGAAGTAGTGATTGAACCGCTCCGGAAAGGAGCCGCAACGGAGTTGGAGTTTCAAGCCAAGTACCGTTATGGGGCGTCGCCGGCGTGGGATGTGGCCGCCACCGGCAACTTGCAAGCTTCGGCTTCCGGCGAAAGCGGAAAAATAGATCTGGATAATATCAAAAATTCTCTGGCGGAATTGCCCGACTTTAATCAAATTTATACAAGCAATCCAGCCGTTGGCCTGGGCGACAGCTTCAAGACAATCACCCAAATTTTTACGGGACAGGACCGGGTGCTGGCCAGGGTTGTTTTAAGTCAAACCACCCGCGGGGAAAACCATAAGTATGTTTTGCATCCCCTTATTATCAACAGTGCTTTTCAGGCAGTGAACTCCTTACTGGGAACAGCCGCTATGAAAGACGGTTTTTTGCCGTTTGGCATTAAAAATATAAATTGCCAAAAAAACGGCAGACTGGACCAATGCTGGCTGTTGATAACATTAGTAAAGAATTCAGGGGAAATGATTGTTTTCGATGCCGAGGTAATTGATGATGATTTCGGGGTGGTTGCCCGGCTGGCAGGATGTTCCGTGAAACGGCTTCGTTCCGCCGGCCAGGTTGCGGTATCGCCGCATTTGACTGCCGGTTTCCCGGAACTTCAACAGCAAAACCAGACGACTTCAGAATTGTATCAACCGGAAAAGCCGGCAAATACAGACGATCTTAAGAGTAAAATTAAAAAATACCTGACGAATAAACTCAGTAAAATCATACCTGATCGCTCAAGACTCCAAAACTCCAGGGTTAATCTAATGGACCTGGGGCTGGAGTCCTCTCAGTTGATGGCAATGACTGATGAGATTAAACAGGAAACAAGCATTGAATTATATCCGACGTTATTTTTCGAATACCCGAATATAGAAGAACTTACGGAATTTTTTTCCCAGGAGCATCAAGAGCCGTTCAGCCAATTATTGGGGATTGACGCAAAACAGGCGGCAGTTTCCGCGGCTAACCGGCCAAACGGCCAAAACATCCCGGCAAAAGCGGCCCGGGAAGTTTTACAAGCCAGCCATGCTAAAGTGCAGATACCGGTACCGGTATCCTTCAGTGATAACGCCTATTCAGGCAACGACGATATTGCCATAATCGGGATGCACGGTTTGTTTGCGGAATCATCCGATCTAAATCAGTTCTGGCATAATCTGCGGGATAAAAAAGACTTAATAAAAGAAATCCCCATCGATCATTGGGATTATCGTCCCTGGTACGATACGGACCCGGAAGCAAAAAATAAAACCTACAGTAAATGGGGCAGTTTTATTGACGATGTAGATAAATTTGATGCCGGGTTTTTTAATATATCCGGGCGCGAAGCCGAATGGATGGACCCTCAGCTTCGCTTATTGCTGCAAAGCATTTACGCCGCCGGCGAGGATGCCGGTTATATCAATCAATTGCGGGGAACGGATACAGGCGTATTTGTGGGAGTTTGTTTTCATGATTACGCCGATAAGATCGCTGAGATGAACATACCGATAGATCCGTATCTTGGAACAGGTAATGCCCACACGGTAATTGCCAACCGCGTATCTTTTTTATTTGACTTTACAGGTCCCAGCATGGCCGTGGATACCGCCTGTTCCTCCTCGCTGTTTGCTTTGCATTATGCCTGCCGGGCTTTGCGGAATAAAGAATGCAATACGGCTTTTGTGGGGGGAGTGAACTTGCTGCTGGCCTCGGCTCACTACCGTTATTTTTGCAGTATCGGCGCTTTATCATCCACGGGGCGCTGCCATACTTTTGATGAAGCCGCCGACGGCTATGTTCCCGGGGAATGCATTGCCAGCATATTATTGAAGCCATTACAACAGGCAATAAAAGACGGCGATCACATTTATGCCGTTATTAAAGGTTCGGCCGCCCTGCACGGGGGATATACTCCTTCCTTAACCGCACCGAGTGTTGAAGGGGAAGAAAATGTTATTTTAAAAGCATGGGAAGATGCCGGCATCAACCCGGAAACCCTGACATATATCGAAGCCCATGGCACCGGTACGAAGTTAGGCGATCCAATTGAAATCAACAGTTTAAAAAAAGCATTCAAACGATTTACCAATAAGGAGCAGTTCTGTGCGGTAGGATCGGCCAAGGCCCACATCGGTCATACGGAAGGCGGCGCCGGCATTGCCGGGATTATTAAAGTCATTCTGCAAATTAAGCAAAAGCAAATTCCCGCTATGCCGCAGTTTAAAAAAATGAATCCGTACATTCAACTGGCCAAATCCGCCCTTTATATAAATCAGGAAATTGAGGAATGGAAAAGCCCCCCAGGGGCGGCGCGGCGGGCGGGGGTCAGCTCTTTTGGATTTTCCGGGGCCTATGCCCACGTCGTGCTCGAAGAATATATACCGGTGGAACCGGGACAGCCTTCCATTGCAGTCAGCCCTCAGAACCCGGCTATCATCGTGCTGTCGGCCAAGAGCGAGGAAGGGCTCCGGCGGCAGGCGCAGCAATTGCTGGCTGCAATCCGGGCGCGGCAGTACACCGACAACGATCTGGCCGCTATAGCCTACACGCTCCAGGTAGGGCGGGAAGCCATGGAAGAGCGTTTGGGCATAATTGCGGGCTCCGTCAAAGAACTGGAAGATAAACTGCAGGGTTTTGCGGCAGGCAAAGATGATAAAGCCGGTATTGAAGATGTATACCTGGGGCAGGTCAAACGCAACAGAGAAGCCCTGGCTGTTTTGGCTGTGGATGAAGAGATGGCGCAAACGGTTGATGCCTGGATAAGTAAGGGAAAATACGATAAATTCCTGCAGCTTTGGGTTAAGGGTCTAAGTTTTGACTGGAACAAATTATATGGTGATGCCAGGCCGGGCCGCATCAGTCTGCCCACCTATCCCTTCGCCAAGGAACGTTATTGGGTCCAGGAAGGGGAACCCAAAACAAGCGGCGCAATAAGTTCAACTGCCACCGCCGCCATTCATCCGCTGCTGCAGCAAAATACCTCCGACTTTTATGAACAGCGGTTCAGTTCGACTTTTACCGGCCGGGAGTTTTTCCTGGCCGACCATGTGATGAAGGGCCAACGGGTTTTGCCCGGGGTTGCTTACCTGGAAATGGCCCGCGCAGCAGTAGAACAGGCAGCCGGAACCTGGGGAGAAAATCAGACGGGAATCCGGCTTAAAAACGTGGTGTGGGCCCGCCCCATTACCGTGGGAGAACAGCCGCAGCAGGTGCACATCGGGCTTTCCCTGGAAGAGAACGGCGACATTATTTACGAAATTTACAGCGAGGCGGCAGCGGACGGCGCGGAAACCGTCATGCACAGCCAGGGCAAAGCGGCGCTGATTACCATTGGCGAGGTTCCAACCCTGGACCTTCCGGCTTTAACAGCCCGGTGCAGTCAAAACACCCTTTCCCCCGGCCAATGTTACCGGAACATATTGGCGACAGGTCTTGCTATCGGTCCGAGCCTCCAGGGAATTGAAGCGCTTTATTTGGGACCGGAGGAGATTTTGGCCAAGCTCGCCCTGCCGGCTGCCGCCACGGAAGACCGGTTTTTCCTCCATCCCAGTTTAATGGATGCGGCATTGCAAGCTACTTCGGGCCTGATAGTTGACTACGCCGATACGGGCAAACCGTGTCTGCCCTTTGCCATTGAGGAACTGGAGATTTTTGGGCCCTGCGCCCCCGCCATGTGGGCCCTGGTCCGACAGAGTGACGGCAACAAAAGCGGCGATAAGATAAGAAAATTCCATATTGATTTGTGTGACAACCAGGGAAATGTTTGTGTGCGGATAAAAGATATTTTATTCAGAATACTGGACGGCGAACCAGGAGCGCCGGATTCCGAGGCAGCTCCCGCGGCTCTGATGATCGAGCCGACCTGGCGGGAAGAAGCCATCGCCCCGGCAGCGGCAGCGCCTGAGTATGACCGGCAACTGGTAATACTCTGTGAGCCGGATGAGGTTACCCGGGAAAGCATTACCGCCGGAATGAACGGGGTACACTGCCTTAGCCTGCATTCCCAGCAAGCAGGCATGGGGGACCGGTTCCAGGACTATGCCGGCCGGGTATTTGAAGAAATGCAACATATTCTCAATGACAAGCCAGCGGCTAAGGTGTTAGTCCAGATTGTCGTAAAAAGCCAGGGAGAACAGCGGCTTTTTTCCGGGCTTGCCGGACTTTTGAACACCGGCCGCCTGGAAAATACAAAACTAATTGGCCAGATAATTGAAATAGAGCCAGGTGAAAATGCGGCGGGCATCATCGCCAAACTTAAGGAGAACAGCCTCAGCCAGCCGGATAAGTACATCCGGTATCAAAACGGAAAACGCCATGTTGCCGCCTGGCGTGAAATCAAGGTTGCCCCCGATGAAGCAAAAATCCCCTGGCAAGACCGGGGGATCTATTTAATTACCGGCGGCGCCGGCGGGCTGGGACTCATTTTCGCCGCCGAAATTGCGCAGCAAGTCAAGGATGCCGTCCTGATCCTCACGGGAAGGTCGCCACTGAACGAAGGGAAAGCAGCCAAGCTGAATAAACTGGAAGCCTTGGGCGCCCGGGTTATATATAAGCAGGCCGACGTGACCCAAAAGCAGGAAGTTGCCGATTTAATCCAGAGCATCCAGGCCGACTTTGGCGGTATCAACGGCATTATTCACGCAGCGGGAGTGCTTCGCGACAACTTCATCCTCAAAAAAACCCAGGCGGAACTGCAGGAAGTTTTGGCGCCCAAGGTTGCGGGACTGGTAAATCTGGATCAAGCCGCCAAAGATTTAACCCTGGACTTTTTCATACTTTTTTCCTCCATAGCAGGAAGTTTAGGCAATCCGGGCCAGGCCGACTACGCCGCCGCCAACGCTTTTATGGACGCTTATGCTAGGTACCGGCATGATCTGACGGCTTCCAAACAACGCCGGGGCCAAACCCTGTCCGTCAATTGGCCGCTGTGGCAAGAAGGCGGGATGCGCATTGATGCGGCGGCGGAAAATATGATGCGGCAAACGACGGGTATGACCGTCATGCGGACTTCCACCGGCCTGCGGGCTTTGTATCAGGCCTTAGCCGCCGGCGTGACCCAATGTATGGTAACGGAAGGCAACCTGGCGCGCATGAAGCAAAAACTGCTTTGGCCGACTCCTGCCGTTGCAGCCCAGCCGGCGAAGGTTTCCCCGGCCTCCCATTCCGTAATGGCGATTGATGCCGGCAGTTTGCCGGACAAGGTGCAGGCGGCGTTAGTGCAGGCAATATCAAAACTGCTCAAAGTGAAGAGCGGAGATATTGATCCGGCTGCCGAGCTTAGCAACTATGGCTTTGATTCCATCACCCTAACTGAATTTGCCAATAAACTTAACAAGGAATACAAGCTGGAACTGACTCCGGCCATATTTTTTGAACACCCAACCATCCATAGTTTTGCCGGATACCTGATTAAAGAGCACCAGGCCGTGTTTGCCGCCCAATTTGCGGTTAAGACCAGGGGTGAGATTCCGGCAAAAGCCCAAGCCGTGGAAACGGCCGCAGAACAAGCCCTGGAAAGGGAAACTGAAGGGAAAGAAAGCCTGTCCGGCAAAGGACGGCGTTCCCGCCTGGCCAAAACAGGGGCATTAGCCGCAGTAAAGCTGGCGGCAAGCACCCCTGAACCTGTTGTCATTGTCGGCGTGAGCGGCAAATTCCCGCTGGCCGGGGACATAAATGAATTCTGGCAAAACCTGCGCGACGGCAAGGATTGTATCACCGAAATTCCCGCCGACCGCTGGGATTGGCGGGAGTATTACGGCGATCCTGTCCAGGAAGAGAATAAAACCAACATCAAATGGGGCGGCTTTATTGACGGCGTAGCTGAGTTTGATCCGTTGTTCTTCGGGATTTCACCCCGGGAAGCCATGTTTATGGACCCGCAGCAGCGCCTGTTGATGACTTATGTGTGGAAAGCGATTGAAGATGCCGGCTATGCGGCGCAAAGCCTTGCGGGAACTAAAACCGGTATTTTTGTCGGTACGTCCAGTCTTGGCTACAGTAGTTTGATTGCCAAGGCGAATATGCCAATTGAAGGCTATACTTCCACCGGTATGGCGCCTTCGGTGGGACCCAACCGGATGAGCTATTTCCTCAATATTCACGGACCCAGCGAACCCATTGAAACCGCCTGTTCCAGTTCATTAATCGCCATCCACCGGGCAGTGAGCGCCATAGAGAGCGGCAACTGTGAAATGGCGATTGTCGGCGGAATCAATACGATAGTGACGCCGGATCTTTACATCAGCTTCAACAAGGCCGGCATGCTGTGTGAAGACGGCCGGTGCAAAACCTTTTCCAATCAGGCCAATGGTTATGTGCGCGGCGAAGGGGTGGGCATGCTTTTCCTGAAAAAGCTGAAGGATGCGGAAGCAGCCGGGGATCATATTTACGGTATAATCCGGAGCACCGCCGAAAACCACGGCGGCCGTGCCAATTCACTAACGTCGCCTAATCCGAAGGCGCAGGCGGATTTGTTGCAAACTGCCTACGCCAAGGCGGGAATCGACCCGCGGACGGTTTCCTATATTGAAGCCCACGGCACAGGCACTGAACTGGGCGATCCAATTGAGATCAACGGGTTAAAGACGGCTTTCAGGGAACTGTACCGGGCTACGGGCGATATCCAAACGGTAAGCAGCCATTGCGGCCTGGGCTCGGTGAAGAGCAATATCGGTCATTTGGAATTGGCGGCGGGTATCGCGGGGGTAATCAAAGTCCTGTTGCAACTCAAACATAAGACGCTGGTCAAAAGTCTCCACTGTGATACCATTAATCCCTACATCCAGCTTAAAGACAGTCCGTTTTACGTGGTTCAGGAAAGTAAGGAATGGCAGAGCCTGCAGGATGATCAGGGCCAAACCATTCCCCGGCGGGCCGGCGTGAGTTCGTTTGGGTTCGGGGGCGCCAATGCCCATGTGGTGATTGAGGAATACATACCCAAAAACCTGGTACGATCGCCGCTTGCGGTTACTGCCGAAAATCCGGCTGTTATCGTGCTGTCGGCGAAGAATGAAGACCGCCTCCGGGAGCAGGCGCGGCAATTGCTGCTGGCAATCCGGGAGCAGCAATTAACAGACAGGGATTTAGCCGATATAGCTTACACGCTTCAGGTGGGACGGGAACCCATGGAAGAGCGCCTGGGCTTAATGGCGGGGTCCATGAAGGAACTTGAGGAGAAACTCGGGAGTTTTGTAGATGATAAAAATGATAAAGATGATATAAAAGATCTGTATCAGGGACAGGCCAAACGCAATAAGGATACTGTTGCCCTGTTTGCGGCGGATGAAGATTTGCAAAATGCGATTGAGCTCTGGATCAGTAAGGGAAAATATGAGAAGCTTCTGAATCTCTGGGTCAAGGGTCTTATTTTAGACTGGAATAAACTGTATGGCGATGTCAAGCCTCGCCGCCTCAGTTTGCCAACCTATCCTTTCGCCAGGGAACGTTATTGGGTCCAGGCGGCGGCAACCCAAGCAAGCCGGACTGCATCCACCGCCATTTATCCCCTGCTGCAGCAAAGCGCTTCCGACTTCTACGAACAGCAATTCAGTTCGACCTTTACGGGGCAGGAGTTTTTCCTGGCCGACCATGTGGTGAACGGTCAACGGGTTTTGCCGGGAGTGGCCTATCTTGAAATAGCCCGGGCCGCAGTGGAACAGGCTGCCGGAACTTTGGAAAACCATACCGGCATACAGCTTAAAAACGTGGTATGGGTCCGCCCGATTATTGTGGGAGAACAGCCGGTTAAGGTACACATCGGGCTTTTCCCCGAAGATAACGGCGAGATTGCCTTTGAAGTATACAGCGAGTCAAAAGAGACCGGCGCCGGGCCGGTAGTGCACAGCCAGGGCCGGGCCGTGCTGAGTTCGGTGGCAAAAGGACCGGCTTTGGATCTGGCGGCCTTACAAGCTCAGTGCAGCCAGAGCACTCTTTCATCCAGCCAATACTACGAGGCCTTTAGGGCGGCGGGGATCGACTACGGACCGGCGCACCAGGGAATTGAAACGGTATATGTGGGGACGGGTCAGGTATTGGCCAAGCTCTCCCTGCCGGCCTCCGTCGCCGGCACCCAAGCCCAGTTTTTTCTGCATCCCAGTTTACTGGACTCAGCCTTGCAAGCCTCAGCCGGTTTTATGTTTGGCCGTTCAACTAAGAGCAAACAGATGCTGCCCTTTGCCATCGAGGAAATTGAGATCCTTGAACGCTGCACCCCTGTGATGTGGTCCCTGATCCGCTTCAGTGACGGCAGCGGGCCGGAGGATAAGGTACAGAAGTTTGACATCGACCTCTACGATGACCAGGGTGAAGCTTGCGTGCGCATGACAGGGTTCACGTCTAGGGTGGTGGAAGGCGATCTCCAGGCCGGCAATTTAGCCGCAGTCTCACCCGCAGCCGCCGGTGAACCACTTGTTGGAACCATCATGCTGACCCCCGTATGGGACGCCGTTAATATAAACAGGGGGCAAGTCTTCCCGTCTCCCGATGCTCAGGTTGTGATTGCCGGCGGGGACGAAGGCAACGGGAGCGCCATCAGGCAACACTACCCCCACGCACAGGTTCTGGATATCCAACCCGGCGACACCATCGAGGCGATAGGTAATAAACTAGCAGCCCATGGCTCCATTGATCACATGATATGGGTCGCTTCCCATCATCCCTTAAAATCCCTGACAGATGAGGCATTAATCGCCGAACAGGGCCGGGGGGTTTTCCCGGTCTTCCGGACCATCAAGGCCCTGCTCCGTTTGGGTTACGGCGCTAAAAATCTGGGCTGGACAGTTATAACCACCCAATCCCAGGCCGTTCGAAAAAACGATGGGGCAAACCCGACCCATGCGAGCCTCCACGGGTTAATAGGCTCGATGGCCAGGGAATATCCCAACTGGAAAGTTAGACTTGTTGATATAGAACCCGATGGTGAATGGACCACTGACGATATTTTTGCCTTGCCGTCCGATTCCCAGGGAGAGCTTTGGGTCGGCAGAGGCCGGGAGTGGTACAGGCAAAAGCTGGTTCCGGTGCGGAGTCCGGCGTTCCAGCCGACATTGTATAAGCCGGAGGGCGTGTACGTAGTGATCGGGGGCGCCGGCGGCATCGGCGAAGTCTGGACGGAATACATGATCCGCAACTTTAAAGCGAAAGTGGTATGGCTGGGGCGGCGGCAAAAGGACGAAGCCATTCAGGCGAAATTGGACAGGCTTGCGGCTCTCGGGTCACAGCCCGGCTATTTCGCCGCCGACGCAGCCAATCAGGAGGCTTTGCAACGGGCTTATGAGGAAATTAAAAGCCGGTACGGCAAGATAAACGGTGTGATACATTCCGCAATCGTGCTGCTGGACCAAAGCCTGGCCAATATGGATGAGGAACGGTTCCAGGCGGCGCTTGCCGCCAAGGTGGATGTAAGTGTCCGCATCGCGCAAATTTTCCGCCATGAGCCGCTGGATTTTGTACTGTTTTTCTCCTCTATCAACTCATTTACAAAATCTCCGGGACAAAGCAACTATGTTGCCGGCTGCGCCTTTAAGGACGCCTTTGCCCGGCAGCTTGCCAGGGAATGGGACTGTGCGGTGAAAGTGATCAACTGGGGCTATTGGGGCAACGCGGGAATTGTGGCATCGCCAGGGTACCGGGCGCGGATGGAGCAGGCAGGCATAGGTTCCATTGAGCCGGCGGAGGGCATGGTGGCGTTGGAAACCCTCCTGGCCGGACAGATCAATCAGATTGCGCTGCTGAAAACGACAAAACCTCTGGCGATAAAAGAATTAAGTTTATCCGGGAATACGGAGGAATGGATTACTGTCTACCCGGAACAGCTTCCCTCGCAAATTTATAACTTGAAGAATCGTATTGAAACCGCTCCAAAACCAGGCGGGAAGATTCAATTACTGAAGATAGAAGGGGGCGCCTGCCAGTGA